The Thioalkalivibrio sulfidiphilus HL-EbGr7 genome includes the window GGCGGGCGAGTCGGTGAGCCTCGATGGACGCATTCGCATGCCGAATGAGCCCGGCTGGAGCCTGGGGCTGCGTCTCGAGGTGGCACCCAAGGAGCATTATGAACGCATGTACCAGGACATGATGCGCCAGGCGGATCGCATGGACCCCATGACCCTCGACCTGCTGCGCATCGCGATTTTCGAGGCGCGCCAATCCCGCTATCGGGCGGTCCAGGAACGCTTGTCGCTGGATGAGCCTGTCAGCCTGACCCTGCGCTATACGCCCATGGTTTCCCTGAGCAAGGACTGAGCCTCGGCAATTGCATTTTGAGGTCGCCGAGGTGCTGCTGCGTTATATGCAATCGAGTTTGTAGGGGTTCTGTTTGTAAGTAATTGAGTTGTAGGAATAAATAACTATGGCACGGTTCCTGTATGCCAAGACGAGAGACGACATGCGAGGCAACGCGATGAGACTCATGATCCTGCTGGCGACGTCACTGCTGATGTTCCCGGCAATGGCCCAGGCAGATGGCCGGACGCAAGACCGGGGAGCCGAGGCCACACAGGCTGAAAATGTCACTGAGGCGCCTCAGCGAAGGGGTCGTCTGAGGTTTCGCGATGGGCCCGTCTGCATGTGTTCACAAGGCATGAGTGAGGAGGATATCCAGCGTGCCGAGAGGGAGCGTCGTGAACAAGCCGGTCGCAGGAACTGAGCAGGTGTAGTCAAGCAGGACATTGAAGACGAACAAACGAAGCAATCAGAACAGATGAGACGGAGGGGTAGATGATGGGTAACAAAAAACAGCGCAAGGGCTTTCTGGGTCGCGTCCTCGGCAGGTTGGGTGTGGGAGGCATGGCTGCGGTGTTCTCGCTGGTGGCCGTGGTTGGTTGGGCGGCGTTGACCGTCGAGAGCCTCACCTATGATCCGCACAAGAACATGATCAGCCTCGACCAGAAGGACTGGGGCGCCGAGGTGTTTGACGCGATCCATGACAACGTGATCGCCCAGGGTCTGGTGCGTCCCGCCAACGCCTGTGGCCTGGGGGCCTCTTCCTGCTTCCGCTGCCACAACGGCCGCCGTGCTCCCGAGCCCACCACGGATCCCATCGCCGCCCCGTGGCATACCGATCATGCGCGGGTCAACAACTCCTGCGCAGGCTGTCACAGCGGCAATCCGCGCCTGATGCGTGAAGAGATGGCCCATCAGAACCTGATCTCCAAGCCGCTGAATTCGCCCAGCGAAAGCTGCGCAAGCTGCCATCGCAGCGCCTCGGAGCTGGAGGGTTTCCTGGATCGCTACCTGGCAGTCCAGCAGTAAGGCCAAAAACAACAACTCTCAGGGGGATGACCCAATGCAAATCGGAAAGCTCGTGCAAGGCTTCAAGCCCAAGCGCCTGACCACCGCGCTGGCAATGATGGCAATCGCTGCTGGCCCCGCCGCCGTGCAGGCGGGGCCGACCATCATGTACGGCGACGAGGGTTTCCTGACCCTCAACTATGAACTGCAGATCTGGTCCCAGTATCGTGACTTCCGTTCCGCGGAAAACGATGGCGATTCCTACGATACGTTCCTGCGTCGCAATCGCATCACCGTGCTCGGCCAGTACAACGACTACGTGGGTTTCTATGCACAGCTGGAGGCCGGCAACGACAGTCGCTACGGCAATGACGAGCGTCCGGTGTACTACCGGGATGCCTACATCACCTTCGACTGGGACGACTCTCTGCGCTTCATCGTTGGTCGCTTCAAGAACACCTTCAGCCGCGAGAACCTGGAGGCCTGTCTTGAACCCCTCACCCTGGACCGGGGCATCATCTCCTACACGCCGTTTGGCGGCACCCGGGATACGGGTATAGCGATGTGGGGCAACCTGGCCGATGCCAGGGTCCAGTACCGGCTGATGGTGTCGGACGGCCGGGAGGGTGACAACGTACCCAGCGACACCCCGAGGATCACCGCCCGTGCCCACTACAGCTTCTTTGATCCTGAGTTCTCCTATGGCTATCGGGGTACCTATCTCGGCACCCAGCGGGTGCTGACCATCGGCGCGGCCTACGACTACCAGGCCGATGCCGTGTACGGCAACCTGCCCGGCAGAACCGACAAGCAGGATTACTCGGCCTGGACGGTGGACCTGTTCTATGAACAGCCGCTGGAGGCAGGCACCCTGACCCTGTCCGGCGCCTACTTCGACTACAGCGTGAACGGGGCGCTCAAGGGAGACGAGCTTCTGGTTGACAATACCGTCACGCCGACGGCCGAGATGACCGGATATTACGTCAAGGCGGGCTGGCTGTTCCCGCAGCGCATAGGCATCGGCCGTCTGCAGGTGTTTGCCAGGCATGAGGCGTCCGATTATGATCGCAATGATGATTTCTTTGATCAGACGATCAATGCCGTCGGCGCCAACTACTACCTGGACGGCCAGCAGCTCAAGCTGACCTTCGAGTACGCGGACGTGAGCTTCGATGCGCAGCATCCCACGATCAATTCCCTGCGCGATCACAAGCAGGCGACCCTGGGGTTCCAGCTGCTGTTCTGACCTGATTGGCCCGGGTCCGTTGTCTGAGGCCCGGTGAGGAGCGTGTCATTTCCAAGACCAATGCCACTGCATTGACGGCGACGGGCGGCTCTGCCGCCCGTCGTCTTGGCATACCCAGGGCCTGGCGTCTAAGAGTCGGCCTGATCCTCATATCACTCAGTATCGCTACCCTGCTGGTGATCAGCTTCGCACCTCTGGGTGGGATTGTTATCTGGCTCGCGATCCTCTGTACCTTGTGCGGCATCGCAGCCGGCTATGGCCTGTCGACCTGGCGTTATCAGGCCGGACTCCGCATCCTGAACGCGGGCATGATCGACGCCCAGGACGGCAACCTGAAACCGGTTAAGATACCGAAGGTCCGCGATCCGCTGCTGCTGCGCCTGTACCGGGAATACAACAAGACGATCACCACGCTGGGCGGGATGTTTGCTCTCGTGGAGGAGTGCCAGAACCGGGTGCTCACCGAGCGCAACCGGATGAACGTGGTGGTCCAGGTGCTGCCCGCCGCTTTGCTGGGTGTGGACGACAACCTGTGCATCAACACGGTCAACAAGCAGACCGAGACGCTGTTCGGCAAGAAAGAGCGATACCTGGTCGGGGTCAGCCTGTTTGATGTGCTGTCGATCACCGATGAAACCCGGGAGATCCTGAGAGACGCATTTCTCTACAAGCAGGATATCCGCAACCAGGTCATCAACATCCATCTCAACGACGCGGAACGCTGGCTGTCCATGAATCTCTCCTTCGTCACCCAGGATGAGGGCGAGATGGCCGCGGTCATCACGCTGCTGGACATCACCGAATACAAGCAACTCCAGGAAAGCGTCTACACCCGTGAAAAGCTGGTGGCCATGGGACAGCTGGCTGCGGGTGTGGCCCATGAACTGAACACCCCGCTCGGCAGTATCCTGGGATACTCCCAGTTGCTGATCGATTCCTGTGAGGATCCGCAGCGGGCCAGGCATTTCGCGAGAACCATCAGCGAACAGACAAAGCGCTGCTCGCGCATCATCCACAACCTGCTCAACTATGCGCGCAAGGAGAAGTGCCAGGGTGAGTTCTGCGATGTGAATGCGCTGGTGGACGAGGTGGTGGATACACTGATCAGTTGCCGATTGAAGAGATACGAGATCTCCCTCGAGCGGGATCTCAAGGACAGCCCGATCGTGGACGGCGGCTGCGGAGAACTCGATATCGTGCTGACGAACCTGCTCATCAATGCGGTGCAGGCCCTCAAGGGCGTCGAGAAACCCATGATTCGGGTCAGTACCGGACTCAACGAAGGTGGTTTTGCCTACATCATCGTGGAAGACAATGGACCGGGTATCCCGGGAGAGCTGCGCTCACGAATATTCGAGCCTTTCTTCAGTACCAAGGACGTGGGTGAAGGCAGCGGACTGGGCCTGTCCATCAGTCACGCCATGGTCAGCCGCCGAGGTGGAACGCTGCGGTACGACTCTGATTACAGAGACGGCGCACGATTCGTCATACGACTCCCCAACGCCACACAGGCGACAGAATAGATATGCTTGCAACGAACCTAAGCGAACCAGATTTGCCCGCAGAGAGCGGCATGAACGCACAACCCGTTGTGGTGATCACCGAAGACGATGAGGTGATGCGCGAACTGGTCGTCAACGTGCTTCACGGCATCGATGCGACGGTGATCCCGATGGAAAGTTCCCAGGAATCCCTGGATTTCATCGAGAACAACGAGGTGGCCGTGGTTGTCACGGATCTGCGCATGCCCAGGATCGATGGCATGAAGGTGCTGGATTTTGCGCGTCAGAAGAATCCGCTCACCCAGGTAATCTTGATGACGGGACACGCCACGGTGGAGTCCGCCGTGCAAAGTCTCAAGGCCGGTGCCTTCGATTACATCTGCAAGCCTTTCGAGAACGTCGAGTTGCGGCACACGGTGGAACGGGCGCTTTCGCACTGGAATCTCAGCCGTGAGAACATGCGGCTGAGAGAGGAAAACAAGGTCTTTGCCGAGGGCGACGTCATCATCGGCCGCTCAGCGGCCATGGACGAAGTGCATCGGCTCATCGATGCCGCCGCTGCCTATGACTGTTCGGTGCTGATCACAGGTGAAAGCGGTACCGGTAAAGAACTGGTCGCCAGACAGATTCACCTGAAAAGCCCGCGGCGAGACAACAGTTTCGTGGCGATCAACTGCGCCGCCATCCCCGAGCAGATCATCGAAAGCGAGCTGTTCGGCTATCAGAAGGGCGCCTTTACCGGGGCGGAGCGCGCCAAGCCCGGGCTGTTCGAGACCGCGAACGGCGGCACCATCTTCCTGGACGAGGTCAACAATGCCTCCCTGTCGCTGCAGGCTAAACTGTTGCGCGTGCTGCAGGACGCGACCTTCTACAGACTGGGCGATACCGAGCCCAGGCATGTGAATGTGCGGGTGCTCGCCGCGACCAACCGGGATGTTCCGGGCCTCATCGCCCAGGAGACCTTCAGGGAGGATCTGTACTACCGGCTGCGGGTCATCGAGATCCACATTCCCGCCCTCAGGGACCGGCGAGACGACGTGCCCCTGCTGGCAAATTATTTCATCAGCAAGTATGCCAAGCGCTTCAACAAGCCGGTTGATGGCATGTCCACGCAGGTGCTGGGCGCCCTGATGCGACACGACTGGCCCGGCAACGTGCGTGAGCTTGAGAACGTGATTCAGCGTGCGCTGATTCTCTGCCAGGGCAAGGTGATCGATGAGGGTGTCCTGCCACCGGAGATCTCGCGCGGCACGGAGTTGTCGGTACGCGCCATCGATCACATGCAGCCCCAGACCCTTGAAGAGGTCGAGGTCTATTTCATCCGCAAGACATTGCGCGAAACCAACGGTGACCGAGCCCTGTGTGCCGAGATCCTGGGCATCGACAAGAGCACTCTCTGGCGCAAGATCAAACGCTACAGCATCGAAGAGTAGCCATGATGGGACGTCCCGGTAGATATTCGTTCATGCGTCTCTCCACGCTGCTGCTCGGTTGCGTGATCAGCCTGCCGCTCGGGGCCTCGGATATCGAGCAGCGTCTGGAGCGTCTCGAGGCACAGGTGCAGTGGCTGATGGAACGCGTGGGGGCGCAGGATGCCCAGGCGCCCGAGCCGATTCCAGACCCCCCTGCCCCTACCGTGACGCAGCCGGCCGCGGCTGCGCCTATCGAACGGCAACCGGAGCGCCGTGTCTCCGGTGCCGTGGCACCCGCAACGACAGGTGAGGCGAGGCTGCGTTATTTCCTGCGCGCTGAGGTCATCGGGGCTGAACCTCCCGGCGAGCCCCCCATGATGGATGGTTTGTATACCCTGGAGGAGAGCCTGCGTTTCGACCCGGCCAGTTATGGCGTCGCCGAGCGCAGCGTGCTGTCCCGCTATCGGGATCTCACGCTCTACAGGTCCGCTGCCGTGCTCATCGAAGGGGTCATGGACCTGCCCGCAGCGGGAACCTATCAGTTTCAGGTGGCACCCAAGCCGGCGCGCGAGGGTGGTGGATCCCCGGTCGCCAATGAGATGACGGTGCGACTGCAGGTCGCGGGTCAGACGGTGATCGCGATGGATGGCGTGCGCAGCTGGAGAAACCAGACCTATCGTCATGAGCTTCCTGCCGGACAGCACGCGTTCACCCTGTGGGCGGTCGCCAACTCCCCGGGATACGGGCCTGCCCCCATCGATTCCCGCCTGGAGATCCAGGTTGCCTTGCCCGGTCGTGCCGGCCTGGTGCCCCTGTCTCGACTGGTCAGCGCCGCTCCGTGAGCACACCGATACCCTGATCCCCCTGGTTAACGGATGCTGGCTGACGGGCCGATCCGGACCTGCCGAGCGCGTCTGCGACCGGCGCACCTCTTGCGTCCCGCCCTGTGTGTCATGGTCGGCGAGGCAAGCCATGCGCGGCTCCCGCCGTTCATCGGGCCGTCATCTCCCTCTGTCTTATCCCCCCTCACCTGCAGACCGGTTATTGGCGTAATGTGTCCAAAAGCGTGATGTGGTTCACAAGTTGGTGAGCCCTGACCCCAGGAGCCGGGACGTGCCAAGCAGCCACCCGGCCAGATTCGACCCAGAGGGAACGCTGCCGGAGGAGAAGATCCCATGAACCGCCCGCGCCGGCGTCTGTGCCGGTTTGGCATTCGTCAGAAGGTGGTGCTCGTGTTGCTCACGGTGCTGCTCACGGCCCTGTCCGTGAGCGGCTGGCTGGTGCTGCGCGACATGGAGCGCAACGTGCTCAGCGAGACCGAGCGGCGCGGCGTGGAGATGGCGGAATACCTGTCCCGGTCCCTGGCCTACAGCGTGGTGGGCTACGACTACCACACCATCCAGTTGCTGCTGAACCAGGTTGTCCAGACCGGTGACGTGGTGCATGTGCGCGTGCTCAGCGACCGGGGCAACACCATGGCCGAGGTGGCCCATCCGGACCGGGAGGCCGTGGAGCGGGTGGGCTTCGAGCGCCCGGTGCGCCTCAATGACGGCACGGTGGTGGGCAACCTGGAGCTGGAGCTCAGCATCGAGCCCATCGTGGCGCAGCTGGCTGAACAGAAAGAGTCCCTCATCAAGCGCGAGGTGCTGGTCATCCTGCTCATCGCCCTGGGCGAGTTCCTGGTGCTGTCCTGGATCATCATCGGCCCGCTCACCCGGGTCTCCCGGGCCCTGGAATCCAACGTGGACGAGAACGGCGTGATCCTGCGTGACATCCCGGTGGATTCCCGGGACGAGATCGGCGAGCTGGCGCGGCGCTTCAACGAGATGCGTGCCCAGCTCAATGCCGCCAACCAGAAGCTCCATGGCCGGGTGGAGGCCGCCGACCGGGAGCTCAAGGAGGCCTACCAGAAGCTTCTGGAGCAGTCCGCCGCCCTGCAGCACTCCAACCTGGAACTGGAGCGCCTGAGCCTCACTGACCCGCTCACCGGGCTGGGCAACCGGCGTGCCTTCGACCAGAACATCGAGGCCGACATGGCACTGTTCCGCCGCCATGGCGATATCAGCAGCCTGCTGGTGCTGGACCTGGACTGTTTCAAGGGTCTCAACGACACCCACGGCCACGACATCGGCGACCTGGTGCTGTGCCAGTTTGCCGACGTGCTGCAGGGTCATGCCCGGGAAACGGATGAAGTGTGCCGTCTGGGGGGCGAGGAGTTCGCCGTGTTCCTGCGCCGGGCCGACGAGGACGGCGCCATGGCCATGGCGGAGAAGCTGCGCGAAGCAGTGGAGGCGATGGTGGTCAACGTGGACGACGCGCTCAAGATCAGCGTCACCGTCAGCATCGGTGTCGCCACCCTGTCCACCCGCCTGCGCATCACCTCGGCACTGGCCCTCTACAAGGCCGCGGACCAGGCCATGTACGCCAGCAAGCAGGCGGGCCGCAACCGGGTCACCCACTACGACAGCCTGATCGCCGAGTCTCTGACGCCTGCAACGCACATTGCCTGAGGAATCCATGCCATGAAGCGTGTTCTGTTTTCCTGTTTGCTCCTGGTCGCGTCCCTGGGTGTCCAGGCCAATGAACCGCGTGCCGCCGATGAGCTGGTGTTCGGATCCGTGGCCATGGACATCCCGGCGCAGATGTACCAGCGGCTCGCGCCGGTGACCGAGTACCTGAGCGCGGCCATGGACATGCCCGTGAGCCTGCGCCTGTCGCCCAACATGCCCGATGCCATCAAGGAGGTGAGCGAGGGCCGTTCGGATCTCGCCTACCTGACCCCGGTGGCCTACGTGCGCGCACGGGTCCGGGGCGAGGTGGAGCCCCTGGTGAAGACGGTGACCGACGGCGAGGAGGCCTTCAGGCTGATGATCGTGGTGGCCGAGGACAGCCCCATCCGCAGCGTCGAGGACCTGGCCGGCAAGCGCTTTGCCTTCGGTGATCGCGCGGCCCTGCTGCAGCGGGCCACGGTGGTGGGGGCGGGCATGGCCCTGGAGACCCTGGGCGAGTATCACTTCCTGGGTCACTACGACAACATCGTGCGCGGCGTGATGACCGGCGATTTCGACGCGGGCATCCTCAAGGACACCACCGCCTTCCGCTGGCAGGGGGAGGGCATTCGCATCCTGTACGAATCGCCCCTGCTGCCGCCCTACGTGATCGCCGCCCGCAAGGGCCTGGACCCGGTCTTGACCGAACGCCTGCGCGAGGCCCTGCTGGCCGCCCGTCCCGACGACCCGGTCTCCGGCCCGGCGATGCGCGCCCTGGACCCCAGCTACGACGGTTTCGCGCCGGTGACGGATGCGGAGTACGACGTGATCCGGGAACTGATCCGGCCCTTCGATACGCCGCCGGCTCAGGCGGGGCGGTAGGTAAAGTCAAAAGCCGGAACGCAAAGGGCGCAAAGGATGCGCAAAGGACGCAAAGGTTTTTTCTAGAAAAGACCTTCTTAGCGTTCTTTGCGAGAACTTTGCGCCCTTTGCGTTAATGCTATTGATTATCTGAACGGAGACGCAGCCAGGCACTCAGACGTCGAGCAGCAGCTTCGCCGGGTCTTCCAGCAGGCCCTTGATGGTGGCCAGGAACTGCACGGCCTCGCGGCCGTCGATGAGACGGTGGTCGTAGGAGAGCGCCAGGTACATCATGGGGCGAATCACCACCTGACCATTTTCAGCCACCGGGCGCTCCTGGATCTTGTGCATGCCCAGGATGGCACTCTGGGGCGGATTGATGATGGGCGTGGAGAGCAGCGAGCCGAACACGCCGCCGTTGGAGATGGTGAAGGTGCCGCCGGTGAGGTCGTCCATGGTCAGACCGCCGGACTTGGCCTTCTCGCCGAAGGCATTGATGGCCTTCTCCACGCCCGCCATGGACAGGGTGTCGGTGTCGCGCAGCACCGGCACCACCAGGCCCCGGGGCGAGGACACGGCGATGCCGATGTCGAAGTAGCCATGGTAGACGATGTCTCTGCCGTCGATGGAGGCGTTCACCTCGGGGAAGCGCTTGAGCGCCTCGGTGGCGGCGCGCACGAAGAAGGACATGAAGCCCAGGCGCACGCCGTGACGCTTCTCGAAGGCATCCTTGTGGGTCGCGCGCATCTCCATCACCGGCGCCATGTTCACCTCGTTGAAGGTGGTGAGGATGGCGGCGTTGTGCTGCACCTCCAGCAGGCGCTCGGCGATGCGTGCGCGCAGTCGGGTCATGGGCACGCGGCGCTCGGTGCGCTGACCCGGTAGCGGGGCGGGAGAAGATGCCGCGGGCGGCTGGGCTGTCGGCGCGGACGGTTTCTCCGCAGCGGGTTTCGCCTGGCTTTCCTGTTGTTCCAGGTGACTGAGCACGTCCTCCTTGAGGATGCGCCCGTCCTTGCCCGTGCCGCGGATGGCGCTGGCATCCAGATCATGTTCGGCCACCAGCTTGCGCACCGCGGGGCTGAGCGGCGGGGTCTCACCGCGCGCATTGGCCGCCTCCGCCTTGCCTGCGGTCGGTTTGGGTGCTTCGGATTTGCCGGCCCCGGCCCCGGCCCCGGCCCCGGCCCCTAGGCGCCCCACCACCTGGCCGGCGGTGACGGTCTCGCCTTCGGCGGCGAGGATCTCCTCGATCACGCCATCCTCCGGAGCCGGCACCTCCAGCACCACCTTGTCGGTCTCGATGTCCAGCAGGATCTCGTCGCGGCTCACGGCATCACCGGCCTTTTTGTGCCAGCTGACGATGGTGGCATCCGCCACGGATTCGGGCAGCTCGGGGATCTTGACGTCGGTGCTCATGAAAGGTCCTTGTGACTTGAATTGTTGGTTTTGTCAGTCGTTCGCGAGGGGCAGCCCGAGGGCCTTGTGGATCACCACTTCCTGCTGGCGCTTGTGCACTTCCAGATAGCCCACCGCGGGGGATGCGGAGGCCGGCCGGGTGACGTGCTGCAGGTAGCGCTTCTCCCCCAGCACCGAGCGGATGTGGTGCTGGCTGGAATACCAGGCACCCTGGTTGAGCGGCTCCTCCTGGGCCCAGACGAAGTCACTGGCCTTGGTGTACGGGGCCAGGGCCTCGGCCAGTTCGTCCTCCGGGAAGGGGTAGAGCTGTTCCAGGCGGATGATGACGACGTTCTGTAGCCCCGCCTCCCGGCGCGTCTCCAGCAGTTCGTAATAGAGCTTGCCGGCGCACATCACCACCCGCTCGACCTGCCCGGCATCCAGGTCATCGATCTCGCCGATGACGTTGCGGAAACGGCCATCGCTGAATTCCGACAGGGGGCTCACGGCGAGTCGATGACGCAGCAGGCTTTTGGGGCTCATCACCACCAGTGGCTTGCGGTAGGGGCGGATCATCTGCCGGCGCAGCAGGTGGAAGATCTGTGATGGCGTGCTGGGCACGCACACCTGGATGTTGTGCTGGGCGCACAGTTGCAGGTAGCGCTCCAGGCGCGCCGAGGAGTGCTCCGGGCCCTGGCCCTCGTAGCCGTGGGGCAGCAGCATCACCAGGCCGCACAGGCGCCCCCATTTCTGCTCGCCGGAACTGATGAACTGGTCGATGACCACCTGGGCGCCGTTGGCGAAGTCGCCGAACTGGGCCTCCCAGAGGGTCAGGGTGTTGGGCGCGGCGGTGGCATAGCCATACTCGAAGGCCAGCACCGCCTCCTCGGAGAGCAGCGAGTCGATGACCAGGAAGCGTGACTCGTCGTCGATGAACTTGCGCAGCGGG containing:
- the extI gene encoding selenite/tellurite reduction operon porin ExtI, whose translation is MQIGKLVQGFKPKRLTTALAMMAIAAGPAAVQAGPTIMYGDEGFLTLNYELQIWSQYRDFRSAENDGDSYDTFLRRNRITVLGQYNDYVGFYAQLEAGNDSRYGNDERPVYYRDAYITFDWDDSLRFIVGRFKNTFSRENLEACLEPLTLDRGIISYTPFGGTRDTGIAMWGNLADARVQYRLMVSDGREGDNVPSDTPRITARAHYSFFDPEFSYGYRGTYLGTQRVLTIGAAYDYQADAVYGNLPGRTDKQDYSAWTVDLFYEQPLEAGTLTLSGAYFDYSVNGALKGDELLVDNTVTPTAEMTGYYVKAGWLFPQRIGIGRLQVFARHEASDYDRNDDFFDQTINAVGANYYLDGQQLKLTFEYADVSFDAQHPTINSLRDHKQATLGFQLLF
- a CDS encoding PAS domain-containing sensor histidine kinase — protein: MCGIAAGYGLSTWRYQAGLRILNAGMIDAQDGNLKPVKIPKVRDPLLLRLYREYNKTITTLGGMFALVEECQNRVLTERNRMNVVVQVLPAALLGVDDNLCINTVNKQTETLFGKKERYLVGVSLFDVLSITDETREILRDAFLYKQDIRNQVINIHLNDAERWLSMNLSFVTQDEGEMAAVITLLDITEYKQLQESVYTREKLVAMGQLAAGVAHELNTPLGSILGYSQLLIDSCEDPQRARHFARTISEQTKRCSRIIHNLLNYARKEKCQGEFCDVNALVDEVVDTLISCRLKRYEISLERDLKDSPIVDGGCGELDIVLTNLLINAVQALKGVEKPMIRVSTGLNEGGFAYIIVEDNGPGIPGELRSRIFEPFFSTKDVGEGSGLGLSISHAMVSRRGGTLRYDSDYRDGARFVIRLPNATQATE
- a CDS encoding sigma-54-dependent transcriptional regulator — translated: MNAQPVVVITEDDEVMRELVVNVLHGIDATVIPMESSQESLDFIENNEVAVVVTDLRMPRIDGMKVLDFARQKNPLTQVILMTGHATVESAVQSLKAGAFDYICKPFENVELRHTVERALSHWNLSRENMRLREENKVFAEGDVIIGRSAAMDEVHRLIDAAAAYDCSVLITGESGTGKELVARQIHLKSPRRDNSFVAINCAAIPEQIIESELFGYQKGAFTGAERAKPGLFETANGGTIFLDEVNNASLSLQAKLLRVLQDATFYRLGDTEPRHVNVRVLAATNRDVPGLIAQETFREDLYYRLRVIEIHIPALRDRRDDVPLLANYFISKYAKRFNKPVDGMSTQVLGALMRHDWPGNVRELENVIQRALILCQGKVIDEGVLPPEISRGTELSVRAIDHMQPQTLEEVEVYFIRKTLRETNGDRALCAEILGIDKSTLWRKIKRYSIEE
- a CDS encoding sensor domain-containing diguanylate cyclase encodes the protein MNRPRRRLCRFGIRQKVVLVLLTVLLTALSVSGWLVLRDMERNVLSETERRGVEMAEYLSRSLAYSVVGYDYHTIQLLLNQVVQTGDVVHVRVLSDRGNTMAEVAHPDREAVERVGFERPVRLNDGTVVGNLELELSIEPIVAQLAEQKESLIKREVLVILLIALGEFLVLSWIIIGPLTRVSRALESNVDENGVILRDIPVDSRDEIGELARRFNEMRAQLNAANQKLHGRVEAADRELKEAYQKLLEQSAALQHSNLELERLSLTDPLTGLGNRRAFDQNIEADMALFRRHGDISSLLVLDLDCFKGLNDTHGHDIGDLVLCQFADVLQGHARETDEVCRLGGEEFAVFLRRADEDGAMAMAEKLREAVEAMVVNVDDALKISVTVSIGVATLSTRLRITSALALYKAADQAMYASKQAGRNRVTHYDSLIAESLTPATHIA
- a CDS encoding PhnD/SsuA/transferrin family substrate-binding protein; this encodes MKRVLFSCLLLVASLGVQANEPRAADELVFGSVAMDIPAQMYQRLAPVTEYLSAAMDMPVSLRLSPNMPDAIKEVSEGRSDLAYLTPVAYVRARVRGEVEPLVKTVTDGEEAFRLMIVVAEDSPIRSVEDLAGKRFAFGDRAALLQRATVVGAGMALETLGEYHFLGHYDNIVRGVMTGDFDAGILKDTTAFRWQGEGIRILYESPLLPPYVIAARKGLDPVLTERLREALLAARPDDPVSGPAMRALDPSYDGFAPVTDAEYDVIRELIRPFDTPPAQAGR
- the odhB gene encoding 2-oxoglutarate dehydrogenase complex dihydrolipoyllysine-residue succinyltransferase, with protein sequence MSTDVKIPELPESVADATIVSWHKKAGDAVSRDEILLDIETDKVVLEVPAPEDGVIEEILAAEGETVTAGQVVGRLGAGAGAGAGAGKSEAPKPTAGKAEAANARGETPPLSPAVRKLVAEHDLDASAIRGTGKDGRILKEDVLSHLEQQESQAKPAAEKPSAPTAQPPAASSPAPLPGQRTERRVPMTRLRARIAERLLEVQHNAAILTTFNEVNMAPVMEMRATHKDAFEKRHGVRLGFMSFFVRAATEALKRFPEVNASIDGRDIVYHGYFDIGIAVSSPRGLVVPVLRDTDTLSMAGVEKAINAFGEKAKSGGLTMDDLTGGTFTISNGGVFGSLLSTPIINPPQSAILGMHKIQERPVAENGQVVIRPMMYLALSYDHRLIDGREAVQFLATIKGLLEDPAKLLLDV